A genomic region of Bombus pyrosoma isolate SC7728 linkage group LG6, ASM1482585v1, whole genome shotgun sequence contains the following coding sequences:
- the LOC122568364 gene encoding transport and Golgi organization protein 1-like isoform X3 gives MLVVMWNCSSTNMTERNLFINVLFLVIAIIFSAIPQCSSVLSDKRLCYDPDCSEPVSLARTTIRYTPNEAGLLSCNINEKVTVYSKEAGKRNDLWGVEINGRHGYIPKTFLKEYKILHKNLEHEVSIDPLFSNVSSNEKLQSKKNKNKSVLDKKDIKTSSEQIDNLDLKSLEELPQSTNGINPSYEIIDGTTVHLDINKPSEPTFIKEVIQTTVVPNEQDAVDEILNNNLENKEHTISAEVDFKDFVASSEKILDLPEISGVQSSPLNISITSDKVEYTIENVENESVMNVESDKFLDKVIDIDSPQTSTSDGPKETLTIEGEEAVELNKEGNVSPSEADVNNNTTPDIQNVRTIDQIEKVDIQPLQNVMTDTTNKTQLDIQNAESFDQIQTKDIQSSQNITIVTTSDARSDAQNTENSDKVETENIHTSSVEMIVVNETESGIQNTKNSGKVEKEDANSSANIELFSLSNIKSDIQNAENSDQIETKDIQASQNVTIVTTSDAKSDVQNTENSDQIEAKDIQPSQNVTIVTTSDTKSDVQNEENFDKVDIKNIPLLENIIPRIKDTRYLGSIMQIQTEPDDSKKEEESKSIEDLNEHDTNIETEEGATLDTKFNSNIEDTVSVREITDIQYNTDNEDALPIIEETSENIFHEVQASVPDVCTADSIGCPLTDNQNNFPHHEQPSQGSENAIMSGIQIESNYWLALMYLSVTAAATLIFSLGYYCIENMRSDRQLIVRINKLEKDLLISEAECTMVNENLKATKEKLSRMEDESFGSDEMVLSLRADLEASQNAKTELEDQVAMLEKDLESATEAGLELEKMLREVLSANNEVNPLAQSVEDLQTRLNAQQAANESLTNAVNLKTQENESISAELVFVKKKYEELEVELARLTENLKQEINSKSNIEQTLNDKVQQLEMEIKEISTEKTTLQKELKAKEVEANDLVDVINRLNSNNLDLDKLYDVSHIKVEATALLEERNELKIRLAEIEGAHNLLEEHVKFVKEEVATLGEQCKVAEKEKKDAETRLEVLTNFFEEKEAHRQKEEAIWLQQQGEVVSTVERIQTMQNEIQNYKQQIEVLKREILDQEREYKNQISVLETKAHEQWVIARQVERRLEESKVEAGQLRNRLTLIEKNINDVDSEAKLHRLEANGETTTSPPLFIGAESSSSPIMFSGSSGVPPPPPPSYLHSLFPPYLPPPLPNTSGVPPYEVSQRPPPLGGRLSSPPPMPLHPPAPNRYDNAGSPPPMSPHLLPPFNHRSPPPPPFASDIHPPPPPPPGSILPPPLGTPHSWGEESLPPPRSSGFHPAQRERVRNHKGRKRFSKVRQFWSTMEGNNCK, from the exons ataaatggTAGACATGGATATATaccaaaaacatttttaaaggaatataaaattctacataaaaatttagaacATGAAGTATCAATTGATCCACTATTTAGTAATGTTTCATCTAATGAGAAACTtcaatcaaagaaaaataaaaataaatcagtgCTTGACAAAAAGGATATTAAAACTTCAAGTGAACAAATTGATAATTTGGATTTAAAGTCCTTGGAAGAACTGCCACAGAGTACAAATGGTATAAATCCATCTTATGAGATTATAGATGGAACTACAGTCCACTTAGATATCAATAAGCCTTCTGAACcaacttttataaaagaagTTATTCAAACAACAGTAGTACCAAATGAACAAGATGCAGTTGATGaaatcttaaataataatctagAGAACAAGGAGCATACCATTTCTGCTGAAGTTGATTTTAAAGACTTTGTGGCAAGTtcagaaaaaatattagatttacCAGAAATATCTGGTGTACAGAGTTCACCATTGAATATAAGTATAACCTCTGATAAAGTAGAATATACAATAGAGAATGTAGAAAATGAGTCAGTTATGAATGTGGAGAgtgataaatttttagataaagTTATTGATATCGATAGTCCACAAACATCTACATCTGATGGTCCTAAAGAGACATTAACTATTGAGGGAGAAGAAGCAgttgaattaaataaagaaggTAATGTCAGTCCTAGTGAAGCAGATGTAAATAATAACACTACACcagatatacaaaatgtaagaACTATTGATCAAATTGAGAAAGTAGATATTCAACCTTTACAAAATGTTATGACAGATACAACCAATAAAACTCAATTAGATATACAAAATGCAGAAAGTTTTGATCAAATACAGACAAAAGATATCCAATCTTCACAGAATATTACAATAGTTACAACTAGTGACGCTAGATCAGATGCacaaaatacagaaaattctgataaagttgaaacagaaaatatccATACTTCAAGTGTTGAGATGATTGTGGTTAATGAGACTGAATCAggtatacaaaatacaaaaaattctggtaaagttgaaaaagaagatgCCAACTCCTCAGCAaacattgaattattttcacttAGTAACATTAAATCAGATATACAAAATGCAGAAAATTCTGATCAAATTGAAACTAAAGATATCCAGGCTTCACAAAATGTTACAATAGTTACAACTAGTGACGCTAAATCAGATGTACAAAATACAGAGAATTCTGATCAAATTGAAGCTAAAGATATCCAGCCTTCACAAAATGTTACAATAGTTACAACTAGTGACACTAAATCAGATGtacaaaatgaagaaaattttgataaagttgatataaaaaatatcccATTATTAGAAAACATCATACCTCGTATAAAGGATACCCGATATTTAGGAAGTATTATGCAAATACAAACAGAACCAGATGAttcaaaaaaagaagaagaaagcaaaAGTATTGAAGATTTAAATGAACACGATACTA ATATTGAAACAGAGGAAGGAGCTACATTAGatactaaatttaattcaaatattgaaGATACTGTTTCTGTAAGAGAAATAACAGATATCCAATATAATACAGATAATGAGGATGCTTTGCCTATAATAGAAGAAACAtctgagaatatttttcatgaagTACAAG CTTCCGTTCCTGATGTTTGTACAGCCGATAGTATTGGATGTCCTTTAACAGacaatcaaaataattttccacatCAC GAACAACCTTCTCAGGGCAGCGAGAATGCTATAATGAGTGGGATACAAATCGAAAGCAATTATTGGTTGGCATTAATGTATCTAAGTGTCACTGCCGCTGCAACgcttatattttctttaggGTACTACTGCATTGAG aATATGAGGAGTGATAGACAACTGATAGTTAGAATCAACAAACTTGAAAAAGATTTACTTATTTCAGAAGCAGAATGTACAATGgtaaacgaaaatttaaaagcaacgaaggaaaag TTAAGTCGCATGGAAGATGAATCATTCGGTTCTGACGAAATGGTGCTTTCTTTAAGGGCTGATTTAGAAGCCTCACag aaTGCGAAAACAGAACTAGAAGATCAAGTAGCCATGTTGGAAAAAGACCTAGAAAGTGCTACTGAAGCAGGgttagaattagaaaaaatgttgCGAGAAGTTCTCTCGGCAAATAATGAAGTTAATCCGTTAGCGCAGTCAGTAGAGGATCTACAAACTAGGTTGAATGCTCAGCAAGCTGCAAACGAATCTTTAACGAATGCTGTGAATCTTAAAACTCAAGAG aacgAATCTATATCAGCAGAACTTGTATttgttaagaaaaaatatgaagagCTTGAGGTTGAACTAGCCAGGCTTacggaaaatttaaaacaagaaataaacaGCAAGAGTAATATCGAACAAACATTGAATGATAAGGTGCAACAATTAGAAATGGAAATCAAGGAA attTCTACTGAAAAGACAACCTTACAGAAGGAGTTGAAAGCTAAAGAAGTAGAAGCAAACGATCTTGTAGATGTTATTAATCGATTGAATTCTAACAACTTGGATTTGGACAAGTTGTATGATGTATCTCATATTAAAGTTGAAGCAACAGCATTGCttgaggaaagaaacgaattaaaaatacgattgGCTGAAATTGAAGGAGCTCACAATTTATTAGAAG AACATGTGAAGTTCGTTAAAGAGGAGGTAGCTACTTTAGGCGAACAATGCAAAGTagcggaaaaagaaaagaaagatgcAGAAACACGACTTGAGGTGTTGACAAACTTTTTCGAGGAGAAAGAGGCACATCGCCAAAA GGAAGAAGCTATTTGGTTACAACAGCAAGGAGAGGTTGTATCCACTGTAGAACGAATACAAACGAtgcaaaatgaaatacaaaactATAA ACAACAAATAGAAGTgttaaaacgtgaaatattagACCAAGAAAGAGAATACAAGAATCAAATTTCTGTTCTTGAAACAAAAGCACATGAGCAATGG gTCATAGCTCGTCAAGTTGAACGTCGTTTAGAGGAATCCAAGGTTGAAGCAGGTCAATTGCGTAATCGCCTTACactaatagaaaaaaatattaatgatgtAGATTCCGAAGCGAAATTACATC GACTAGAAGCAAACGGCGAGACGACAACGTCGCCTCCATTATTCATAGGAGCAGAATCATCCAGCTCCCCCATAATGTTTTCTGGTTCTTCGGGTGTTccaccgccaccaccaccTTCCTATTTACATTCATTGTTTCCTCCGTACTTACCACCTCCGTTACCAAATACATCCGGAGTACCACCATACGAAGTTAGTCAACGACCACCACCACTTGGTGGTCGGTTATCTTCACCTCCGCCTATGCCTCTGCATCCACCTGCTCCTAATAGGTACGACAACGCAGGTTCTCCACCACCAATGTCTCCACACTTACTTCCACCTTTTAATCATAGATCACCCCCACCTCCTCCGTTTGCTAGTGACATTCATccacctcctccacctcctcctgGTTCGATATTACCACCACCCCTTGGAACGCCGCATTCGTGGGGGGAAGAATCACTGCCGCCTCCACGCAGTTCTGGTTTTCATCCAGCACAACGAGAACGAGTTCGAAATCACAAAG GACGCAAGCGATTCTCTAAAGTGAGACAATTTTGGAGTACTATGGAGggaaataattgcaaataa
- the LOC122568364 gene encoding transport and Golgi organization protein 1-like isoform X2 — MLVVMWNCSSTNMTERNLFINVLFLVIAIIFSAIPQCSSVLSDKRLCYDPDCSEPVSLARTTIRYTPNEAGLLSCNINEKVTVYSKEAGKRNDLWGVEINGRHGYIPKTFLKEYKILHKNLEHEVSIDPLFSNVSSNEKLQSKKNKNKSVLDKKDIKTSSEQIDNLDLKSLEELPQSTNGINPSYEIIDGTTVHLDINKPSEPTFIKEVIQTTVVPNEQDAVDEILNNNLENKEHTISAEVDFKDFVASSEKILDLPEISGVQSSPLNISITSDKVEYTIENVENESVMNVESDKFLDKVIDIDSPQTSTSDGPKETLTIEGEEAVELNKEGNVSPSEADVNNNTTPDIQNVRTIDQIEKVDIQPLQNVMTDTTNKTQLDIQNAESFDQIQTKDIQSSQNITIVTTSDARSDAQNTENSDKVETENIHTSSVEMIVVNETESGIQNTKNSGKVEKEDANSSANIELFSLSNIKSDIQNAENSDQIETKDIQASQNVTIVTTSDAKSDVQNTENSDQIEAKDIQPSQNVTIVTTSDTKSDVQNEENFDKVDIKNIPLLENIIPRIKDTRYLGSIMQIQTEPDDSKKEEESKSIEDLNEHDTSEYKPFSFIKSNINNEVLVTLPTHNIETKDIQFDLDIETEEGATLDTKFNSNIEDTVSVREITDIQYNTDNEDALPIIEETSENIFHEVQASVPDVCTADSIGCPLTDNQNNFPHHEQPSQGSENAIMSGIQIESNYWLALMYLSVTAAATLIFSLGYYCIENMRSDRQLIVRINKLEKDLLISEAECTMVNENLKATKEKLSRMEDESFGSDEMVLSLRADLEASQNAKTELEDQVAMLEKDLESATEAGLELEKMLREVLSANNEVNPLAQSVEDLQTRLNAQQAANESLTNAVNLKTQENESISAELVFVKKKYEELEVELARLTENLKQEINSKSNIEQTLNDKVQQLEMEIKEISTEKTTLQKELKAKEVEANDLVDVINRLNSNNLDLDKLYDVSHIKVEATALLEERNELKIRLAEIEGAHNLLEEHVKFVKEEVATLGEQCKVAEKEKKDAETRLEVLTNFFEEKEAHRQKEEAIWLQQQGEVVSTVERIQTMQNEIQNYKQQIEVLKREILDQEREYKNQISVLETKAHEQWVIARQVERRLEESKVEAGQLRNRLTLIEKNINDVDSEAKLHRLEANGETTTSPPLFIGAESSSSPIMFSGSSGVPPPPPPSYLHSLFPPYLPPPLPNTSGVPPYEVSQRPPPLGGRLSSPPPMPLHPPAPNRYDNAGSPPPMSPHLLPPFNHRSPPPPPFASDIHPPPPPPPGSILPPPLGTPHSWGEESLPPPRSSGFHPAQRERVRNHKGSLHSSGESLDKSHHNSKV, encoded by the exons ataaatggTAGACATGGATATATaccaaaaacatttttaaaggaatataaaattctacataaaaatttagaacATGAAGTATCAATTGATCCACTATTTAGTAATGTTTCATCTAATGAGAAACTtcaatcaaagaaaaataaaaataaatcagtgCTTGACAAAAAGGATATTAAAACTTCAAGTGAACAAATTGATAATTTGGATTTAAAGTCCTTGGAAGAACTGCCACAGAGTACAAATGGTATAAATCCATCTTATGAGATTATAGATGGAACTACAGTCCACTTAGATATCAATAAGCCTTCTGAACcaacttttataaaagaagTTATTCAAACAACAGTAGTACCAAATGAACAAGATGCAGTTGATGaaatcttaaataataatctagAGAACAAGGAGCATACCATTTCTGCTGAAGTTGATTTTAAAGACTTTGTGGCAAGTtcagaaaaaatattagatttacCAGAAATATCTGGTGTACAGAGTTCACCATTGAATATAAGTATAACCTCTGATAAAGTAGAATATACAATAGAGAATGTAGAAAATGAGTCAGTTATGAATGTGGAGAgtgataaatttttagataaagTTATTGATATCGATAGTCCACAAACATCTACATCTGATGGTCCTAAAGAGACATTAACTATTGAGGGAGAAGAAGCAgttgaattaaataaagaaggTAATGTCAGTCCTAGTGAAGCAGATGTAAATAATAACACTACACcagatatacaaaatgtaagaACTATTGATCAAATTGAGAAAGTAGATATTCAACCTTTACAAAATGTTATGACAGATACAACCAATAAAACTCAATTAGATATACAAAATGCAGAAAGTTTTGATCAAATACAGACAAAAGATATCCAATCTTCACAGAATATTACAATAGTTACAACTAGTGACGCTAGATCAGATGCacaaaatacagaaaattctgataaagttgaaacagaaaatatccATACTTCAAGTGTTGAGATGATTGTGGTTAATGAGACTGAATCAggtatacaaaatacaaaaaattctggtaaagttgaaaaagaagatgCCAACTCCTCAGCAaacattgaattattttcacttAGTAACATTAAATCAGATATACAAAATGCAGAAAATTCTGATCAAATTGAAACTAAAGATATCCAGGCTTCACAAAATGTTACAATAGTTACAACTAGTGACGCTAAATCAGATGTACAAAATACAGAGAATTCTGATCAAATTGAAGCTAAAGATATCCAGCCTTCACAAAATGTTACAATAGTTACAACTAGTGACACTAAATCAGATGtacaaaatgaagaaaattttgataaagttgatataaaaaatatcccATTATTAGAAAACATCATACCTCGTATAAAGGATACCCGATATTTAGGAAGTATTATGCAAATACAAACAGAACCAGATGAttcaaaaaaagaagaagaaagcaaaAGTATTGAAGATTTAAATGAACACGATACTAGTGAATATAAaccattttcatttattaaatcaaatataaacaATGAAGTACTAGTAACGTTACCTACTCATAATATTGAAACTAAAGATATTCAATTTGATCTAGATATTGAAACAGAGGAAGGAGCTACATTAGatactaaatttaattcaaatattgaaGATACTGTTTCTGTAAGAGAAATAACAGATATCCAATATAATACAGATAATGAGGATGCTTTGCCTATAATAGAAGAAACAtctgagaatatttttcatgaagTACAAG CTTCCGTTCCTGATGTTTGTACAGCCGATAGTATTGGATGTCCTTTAACAGacaatcaaaataattttccacatCAC GAACAACCTTCTCAGGGCAGCGAGAATGCTATAATGAGTGGGATACAAATCGAAAGCAATTATTGGTTGGCATTAATGTATCTAAGTGTCACTGCCGCTGCAACgcttatattttctttaggGTACTACTGCATTGAG aATATGAGGAGTGATAGACAACTGATAGTTAGAATCAACAAACTTGAAAAAGATTTACTTATTTCAGAAGCAGAATGTACAATGgtaaacgaaaatttaaaagcaacgaaggaaaag TTAAGTCGCATGGAAGATGAATCATTCGGTTCTGACGAAATGGTGCTTTCTTTAAGGGCTGATTTAGAAGCCTCACag aaTGCGAAAACAGAACTAGAAGATCAAGTAGCCATGTTGGAAAAAGACCTAGAAAGTGCTACTGAAGCAGGgttagaattagaaaaaatgttgCGAGAAGTTCTCTCGGCAAATAATGAAGTTAATCCGTTAGCGCAGTCAGTAGAGGATCTACAAACTAGGTTGAATGCTCAGCAAGCTGCAAACGAATCTTTAACGAATGCTGTGAATCTTAAAACTCAAGAG aacgAATCTATATCAGCAGAACTTGTATttgttaagaaaaaatatgaagagCTTGAGGTTGAACTAGCCAGGCTTacggaaaatttaaaacaagaaataaacaGCAAGAGTAATATCGAACAAACATTGAATGATAAGGTGCAACAATTAGAAATGGAAATCAAGGAA attTCTACTGAAAAGACAACCTTACAGAAGGAGTTGAAAGCTAAAGAAGTAGAAGCAAACGATCTTGTAGATGTTATTAATCGATTGAATTCTAACAACTTGGATTTGGACAAGTTGTATGATGTATCTCATATTAAAGTTGAAGCAACAGCATTGCttgaggaaagaaacgaattaaaaatacgattgGCTGAAATTGAAGGAGCTCACAATTTATTAGAAG AACATGTGAAGTTCGTTAAAGAGGAGGTAGCTACTTTAGGCGAACAATGCAAAGTagcggaaaaagaaaagaaagatgcAGAAACACGACTTGAGGTGTTGACAAACTTTTTCGAGGAGAAAGAGGCACATCGCCAAAA GGAAGAAGCTATTTGGTTACAACAGCAAGGAGAGGTTGTATCCACTGTAGAACGAATACAAACGAtgcaaaatgaaatacaaaactATAA ACAACAAATAGAAGTgttaaaacgtgaaatattagACCAAGAAAGAGAATACAAGAATCAAATTTCTGTTCTTGAAACAAAAGCACATGAGCAATGG gTCATAGCTCGTCAAGTTGAACGTCGTTTAGAGGAATCCAAGGTTGAAGCAGGTCAATTGCGTAATCGCCTTACactaatagaaaaaaatattaatgatgtAGATTCCGAAGCGAAATTACATC GACTAGAAGCAAACGGCGAGACGACAACGTCGCCTCCATTATTCATAGGAGCAGAATCATCCAGCTCCCCCATAATGTTTTCTGGTTCTTCGGGTGTTccaccgccaccaccaccTTCCTATTTACATTCATTGTTTCCTCCGTACTTACCACCTCCGTTACCAAATACATCCGGAGTACCACCATACGAAGTTAGTCAACGACCACCACCACTTGGTGGTCGGTTATCTTCACCTCCGCCTATGCCTCTGCATCCACCTGCTCCTAATAGGTACGACAACGCAGGTTCTCCACCACCAATGTCTCCACACTTACTTCCACCTTTTAATCATAGATCACCCCCACCTCCTCCGTTTGCTAGTGACATTCATccacctcctccacctcctcctgGTTCGATATTACCACCACCCCTTGGAACGCCGCATTCGTGGGGGGAAGAATCACTGCCGCCTCCACGCAGTTCTGGTTTTCATCCAGCACAACGAGAACGAGTTCGAAATCACAAAG GTTCCTTACATTCTTCGGGAGAATCATTAGATAAATCACATCATAACAGCAAAGTTTGa